The Montipora foliosa isolate CH-2021 chromosome 1, ASM3666993v2, whole genome shotgun sequence DNA segment tgtgtcaaatgatggcaagataccgggtttttgtaagtttctttttctgtcaagtgttataaagtttgacaatgaaatgagcgaagtcaaaacaaagatcacaatcgcccaactcttgtttatgcaaagtcaaaatttactctccaagacgcgtacgacgttatttatcaccaggtaattccatcattttggaaatagcagctactttattattcatctgcgtcacaagttttcactgattttgggcctcattttgttgaaactcaagcacgcttccaacaggcctgtgaacccttcctgcttacagagcaatactaaaaaacctctcccatatcacatttgaaccttaagctcgaaaattcaatacacaacatgatattataattcacaaaggcagaaaataccacagaatccttttccagcgaaaattttattgaaacaaacaacatatttgctcttagaggcgaaaacctcttcctatttgattgcgtgcgtgaagacaagaaactcaattgtgtcaaattaccatgtacttcaggtaaatactgctcactttgatttcgtctcgacaggcgatagattgttctcgaagtccagtgctcgtcgcttttgagattcctgcctattttatccaactgactttctattattgagctccataagggtatattttgtttaaggatctactaaaacgccattcgcgttacatgactttcgacgccattgcaggctaagttaatgattctactgtgtccaccagagaaatctacgcatttccactaccctctcgatcctaagaaaatactcgcagaaggctctatccacaaagacaccacttaccaggggagtgacaggcaagacttttaccgacacggaaaaaaaaaaaaaaaaaactaaaaaaaaacaaaaaaagaaaacaaacaaactaaacgcagaccttgactgggtttgcccataggcaacccagtaattacacTAAATCAATTGACCTGTCGTTAAAGCGATTCATATTACACTGAACATCGATGGACTGAACCACGTCAAGTTAAGATAAGCCATTTACTAGTAACATCACACCGGAACGTTTGGTGACACACTATACCAGTTCGTGTTTGGAAGATGAACCGATCTTTATTTCCATAGAACGATTTTAGTTAGTCCCTTCCGTTTTAACAGAAATGACTAGACAATTTAATATCTTCCTAGTTCGTTTACTTTTTGAGTGAACCATTTGACAAAAGGCAACACGAGTACTTGTATTTAGGCTGCATCATTTCTAACTCATTTAGTCTCTTCTGCACTGCGCCAATGAACCAATTGGCATTGCTATATTCCTTTGACATACttcgtatttttggcggtgacggccgcCCATAAATTCCAGCCGACCAGAGATAAGCAAGAAAAATCTATATTTAGGAATGGTTGAAAACAATTAGCAAATTTGCGAGAGGAGAGTAAATGTTAAGTGGTTACATCAAAGGAATTTATATTTCTTTTCAACGCAGAGGTGAACGAAAATGGCTGTTTCCATGCTAATGGAAAGATTAACGAAAAACCTTGAGTGTGCAGTTTGTTTGGACACATACGATGATCCAAGAATGTTAAAATGCCAACATTCCTATTGCAAAAGGTGCCTGGAAAAAATCGTTGTCATAGTTGGCCATACTCAAAAGGTGACATGCCCTGAATGCAGACAGAAAATAAAGGTAACATATATTACTCAGTATCTCTTTTCAGCTTCATTAATTTGACATATTGCCATAAGGATGGTTGCATAAGTTCAATTAGGGTGTTCTACTCCTTATTCAGGCGTGTTTCAGAGAAAAGAATCCTACaagttgttctttttttgttatcaGGTTCGATAATCTGGCTTATGCCATCCCCAAACCGTTTGACAAAATCAGCAACCTCGTTGCCAGGGTCTCTTGTCGATGAGGACAATGGAGAgactggaaacgaggttgcaaAGTCAGTAGTCTTCGGATAATTAATGTTTCAGGTTGAAAAGTTCTTTTAAGGAAAGGCAAGTCCATACCCTCACTCTTGTGAGGAGAAAGGGAGCGGATTGGAGCGGGGAGTAaagtttgaatgaaataaaggtTGTGGGCCGAAGGCTCATCGTTGGATGTAGACTCAAACACATGTTAGATACATGAAAACTTGAGCCACTAAATTTTCAGTATAAATTATGAATCCACTTTCTGTGTCTTAACGAGAGAAGACTTTTTAAACACTGAGAAAGTTATATTATAATACTTTTGTCTTCCCCAAGCACAAGAAATCGAGAACTTGAGTTTGTTCCAAATCTGCGCCATCTTGAAACGTCATCAAGATACCCAGCATGCCCAGTGCCATCATGCCTAGCACACGGCGGAATTTTTACAGTACCCCTCCTTGCTTAGAGCGCCCAATTCAGACGAAGTCGCTAATTAGACGCATTAAAATCTTTGATTACCACCAATTAACTAAACACATAATTAGTATCCTTTCCCAAACAATAATGGAAACAAATATcgcaaatcaaacaaaacagGTTTCAGAATCCCAACTAGCAGGAGGAAGACCAGTTGGTTATAGTGTGGTCGAGGAGCTGAACTCGAGGCCACCGAGAAAGAACTCCACTTAGTGGTTGGAGTGGGACTCGAAAACGGGACCTCCGGATCTCAAGTCCAACACCCAAACCACTCAGCCACGCTGCCTCCTTATGTCTCTACTCAACCTCTCTCATCCCCATAAGTCAAAACAAAAGACAGCTAACCGTTAGAAAGTCCATGGACTTGTATTCGGAAAGAAATGTTATCGCCTTAggggaaaaattgaaaatgattCCAGTCTCTCACAAACAGTTTCTTGTGTTTCACCAGCTTGGATGGACTGGTGTTGCAGGTCTTCCGACCAACTTGCTGATCAACGACCTCTTAAGACTGTCATCAACCAATACTGATAACGCCAGCCCTTCTTGCGATAAGCACAACGACGAATTGATGGAGCTTTATTGTGAGGCCTGCGACGAGCCCATTTGTCATGCCTGCCTGGTGATCGATCATCGTGACCACTCGTACACATCTATCAAAGACGTGTTTCCTGGTAAGAAAAGAGAGATCGTTAAGTTGATGAAAGATGCAAAATCGAAGGTATCTGCTCTCAGGGCTGAAGTTTTTTCTATAGAAGCGGAAGAGAACAAAGTAAGAGAGAATGATGCTGCTGTAAGTCGAGAGATCGACACCTTGATTGATGCCACCATCAATAAACACACTGCGGTTATGGAGCGTGAGAGGCAACGCTTGAAAGAAGAAGTGCATGCAAAATGTAAGCTCCAGTTAAGTAAATTGCATGACCGGAAAGAATCTCTTGCCAAATCCCTAAGTAGCGTAGAAGTTGCCCAACAATCAGTGGACTGCGAGAACAAGGTTAAGTTTCTGCGCTCTAAGAAAGAAATTGCAAGAAATTTAACCGACCTGCATTCCCTCGTGGGAGATTTCCATCCTTGTGAAAATGTCGTGTACGAGCTAGACAGGAAGTCGCTCGGGGAAGAAAAAATGCAAGGAATCGGAAAAATAAAGGCGCAAAGCGAGTATTGTTTAAGCATGGCTGGGGGCGAACCGGGAGTTATTTACACTGGAAGAGTGTGGCAATGGCGTGAATTTGTCCTTACCGTTAACAGTGATGAAGCATCCCACCAGCGAAATGTGTTGGACGATTTCAAGGTGACTATCTTAGCACCGAATAAAGATACGCCCGTGCCTTTCTCGCTGGAGGATAAAGGAAATGGATCTCGCGGTTTCGGTTGGAGACCTGGCGTCAGTGGTGACCACAAGATTTCCATATTTAACGAGAAGCTCTTTGGAGGTGAAGCTCTCTGTAGTCCAGTTATTTGGGAAGTCCTTCCCCCGTTTTATCTTAAAACGTGGGTCTTCTTGCCTAGTATTTTTCACCTTTTCACTGGTGTCCGAAGTTACACATACTTGAGCAATTGTGTGTTTGAAGACGGCCAACATTCATGGGCAGTAAGGATGTTGAGACCTAGCGAAGCCCGGGATTATTCTCACAAAGACATTCAGATTGGAGTAACGCATCCTTTTAGCGATGGTGCGTGGTACTGGCAGAATGCACAGCACATCTCCGCCGGTAACTGTACTGCAAGCTCCATAACGTCTCTTCAACGCTATGATGTGTTCGTTTGCTTCCTCGACTTGTTCAAAAGGCAGTTTACCATATACAACGAGCGAACAAAGGAGTCGGATATTTGGAGGGACATTGATGCCCCCGTCAGACCTCACCTCAGTCCCGACGCTTTTCTTCTTGCATACTTTGAAGTGCAATTTTGAGtgtgagtgaggctccagcacttggctatgtaacctgacttctggctgttatacacaagtGTGGTGTCATTCACGCAGAaacccttcaagctaatcctgccaagccgaccacatgctaggaaggtcagaccacaacaccgggaactctgtGCCCTATATagctactcttttcgaatactGTGTGTCTTTAACgccccacagagttaatgaacaagggccgtgagacgggacctccgccttatcgtccttatccgagcaGACTAGAAACtctaaccattttcagatgtagttacaaaggcagcacttcctcctcagttatttaaaggccCTGAGTGTCGGTCCGGCCGGGGATACGAACCCCCGACCATTATTCCAATAATGGCTCGTCATCGACGCAAGCAACTTTTCAATGAACCTAAAACTCTAACTTGAGTAATTTGATAATATCAGTTTGTTTTATCGACTATCGACCGCATTTCACAAATAAATAACCAGCACTCCACAAGATTGACTGAACCCAATGGTCAAGTGTAGAATTATCTTGAGACTTCGAAACAAACTCTGTCATTTTGTCTGGCCTCTGTCGGTTCAATGCTGCGGCCAAAACGTTCTTTGAAATGGAGGGTGAAGATTTCTGAGTCGATTCGGACACACCAAGCACTAGCAGTTCTAGCTTGTTTTGACGTTCTCGTTTTTTTTCGCTTGAATTGCGCTGCTTCATCATTCTAATACAATTTTACgacattttgaaaaagttacAGAAAACAGCAAACATGGCAAACATCTGTCAAAATCGAAAACGTTTAATATTCGATGAAtaagcctggaacaggctatttTTCAGTTGAAAGTGTGAAATATTTACCGGGGAATGTGGGAAATATTGtctaagaaaagaaagaaatgaaataatgGAAAACAAAATGCCGCCTTGGACTCCCAGAACACCCTGCTTCCCCAGGGACTCCCAGACTTAACCCCCTGCTCCGCCTGGGACACCCAGACCTAACCCCCTGCTTCGTCTTGGACTCCCAGACTTAATTATAACCCCTGGTTCGCCTCGGACTCCCAGACTTAACCCCCTGCTCCGCCTGCATTTTGTGGTGCTTATAGTTCCACCACGTCTTGGCTCTGGCAATCAAGCTTGAAGGGCGCTCTATAATCTATCTATTAACACTGCCATCTTCTTACCAAAGTCTTTTTTGGAAAACTAGAGGCATTATCTTTATGAGCTCCTTCCATTCTGGCCACTTAATAAGAAATTCGAACCGCCCACTCAAAACTGTTATCCATCGATAGAAAACTATATGGTGGCTGTTGAGTGCGAAACACCAAATCTGAAGGCTAAATCCTGGAATGGCAAATTAAACTTAATTCTCGTTGGCACCAACAAACACTCCTGAAACTGTCTTAAAGCATTGTTTTTAATCATCGTACTTTTGGTGCCACTATAAGTTGAATACATGTATGATCATGAGAAACTTTGGTAACCCAGTatagaattttgttttttcatcaTTACCCTCAAGGCCATTATCCGAAATTTGTAGGCGTTTAACCTCCTCTTTTAAGTCGTGAATCCGTGCTGTAGCTGTCTTTCAAAAAAAACTCTCTTGCTGTTCAAAATACGCCATGGTTAGTTCTCTCTTAGAGAATTCATCAGCTATGGCTAGTAGTGTCTGGCAGGATTCAAATCACGGGTCTTGTATATCCTGAATCTCCATTAGACCTTGTCCAGCTGAAATAGAAAAGGAGTAAGGTGGAGAAAAAATTAACAGGAATTGATGCTCCTGAGATGCATGTAATCAGGAGAGGTGCCAGGGCAAAATCTGTTTCATAACAAGTAGTTTTAACAATTGACTGAAAAATAACATATGGGAGCATTAGCCCTATGCGTTCTATTGATGAAATTCCTTGTTTGTGATCATTACAGTAAATTCATAAGAATAAGAAAGATATGCCATTGCAAGCAGTTTCCACATACGCAATTGACTCTTTCAAAGTCACTGTAGTTACCCCTCTCGTGTTTacatcaggctatgcaaacacaggaAAAGAGTTTTCTATTgcatttataaaatatttctcaaagataattcaacaaatgaaggaaaatgctggttttttcactttttgattgaaacagatgttcttgacacacgctcatatttcctaccaaccaatcaaaacgcgcgtctgacaatacattaccaatcaaaatttgtgagATGTCACAGCCGCGTTTACATACTCCGActtctaaacacagctattgaccaacgagggtgcgcgtactatcctaattattttataaaaagatATAAGCCACAAAGAAGGAGTACCTCCGTTGGAAGTGGCAAGGGGAGCTTGCTTGATCAGTAGAAAACGATTGTAGTGATGAAAACTGCTTTTTTATGGTTCACTTGGGCGGTCGGCCTAGCAACTCTCAACATCCTGTTTGGAAGTTTCGACAGTTAGCTCTTGCGCAAGTCTTTTTCAAATGCAAACCGGTAAGTAAACATCTACCGTTAAAAGTTACTTCgaaaaaagattcagaaaaGCCTTGAGTGAATTCGTAAAATACAAGAAAATCATCTCAAAAAATGAGCCGTTGTAAACGAAGTTCATGCACTTAAATTAATGGCACaaggaggcttgaaagggtttttcgttgctatagtgttACTTAGCGAAACTATGCAAGATACCCAAGAAGGATCTGTCATAGTTAAAGAGGTAGTATTATGGGTAATATCCCTTTTATTTCCACCATAAAACTACGATATCAATTTTCAGTGACCGTTTGATTCTTACATTGTATCCGGATCACCGCAGTGGGATAAAAActgataaaattttaaaagtaaaaatgaGCCACACTCAGTTattaaatgcattcattttaatcttggctCGGCGCATAACTaaaacacttaagaatggtTCAGTTCTGCGAGCTAAAACAGCCGTTTTGAAGAATCGTTggccattaattttctttttccatcggtaaacaggtctcctttgctttccagatttttacttacatccatgacactgcccctttaacctttatttatacacggttgTACAGATTCATCACGCATGAAATATAAAAACGTTAAAAATCTTAAATACATATACTGGGTTTTGCCAAATAGAGTATTATAATTATTCAATCAAGTATCGCCTGTTTTCTATGAAAGCCGTGCCTTACTTgatattcatttcccaccctggtcagagtttttctctgtccttgtgtggacccagttccatcagtagggctaacgcttacatggttcatatgggatagaaatctagcacttcacgttacactacactctctccaGTTAACTCTGATATTCTAATAGCTGTGCAAAAGTGACGGTTTTCAAAAATGTCCGTTTTTTTGTCATCGACAATTCATTTGTATGGCGGCGAGATGCCGATCTTTCATAACAAAAGAAGCAAGTAGCTAAATTAACAAGGAAACTCGGACTTCAAGTTAAAGAAAAGCACAGCCCAAACACTTCGTCCTTCCTCCTTCTAATTCCAAgtctgaaaattaaaaatagttttaagGCATTCACTATGCattcaatatatatataatcaaaaTGCGCTTAAAAAGATGCCCTTGGctagttaaggacgttcgcgctaattgtttgtgcacaACGtttgcgcaggtaacgcgactgtaatatgtcacgcattatttcgagcattagtgaagttgaggttttagaacctttgcaaaaaccgtggacgataagtcttgcacagcgttggatcagagaagatcgtgatcagtgaaaattgatttaaaatatttatgaaagtcaagtagactactgcacgactgatattcgcgaggttttatcagtcgtgcactagtctacttgactttcatacaagtttttcaagcatcagtcaaaataacatggcgacaaaaacgccgaggaaaaaattccaggccggcaaaagaatggcacatttatttccgaatcatcatgaaacttcaaagagaagtgagcgggaggatggaaaagctctggaaaaggtagcttatcgagtagactagtggctgaaagtttggaaaactcgaggacgaaccgttgcgtaaatttaatggggctgtttctttttaatgtttttattaccctatgaacttaagttcaaagtgaatgcatgtttttaaagttcttttcctttactttcgtgaaaattgagcagtattttcgtcctcgtctgcttgaatagtgcggacctgcgtggaaacaatcagcgattgaatttcacaaaaaaacacactccagaggatgagcatgacggcaatggagagatattatacaaaacaccaaccaaatgaagatgacccctgtttaaaacttcgttgctatgctcgagaaaggtttttttttcggtaaaaacctttcatctcttcaacgatcgatcctctcttgggttccagtccttgcccgacaggtcacgcaaaagcgtgacaaacgaacttttccaagagctttgcaaaatcacatcgattttactcgttcagatcatcggtgacccctatttttttaatcatgaatcacttactttacttactatctacaaaatatgatgaaatgaaaaacttCTCACcgaaaaaattatcttttttttaacattttctttcctcgtgccatcgaattctggtagtggttgcaacgggtagagcttacgaaaacgctcgtcgaggatgaactctactgtttaccacatccctagcggcataaaATTATCCAAAAATCTCACTCCtgaaaacctatgcacggaaactttcactccaacagtttatttttatgattttcgatggatgagcagatgaggctacatctcgctattatgaccgatttctcgaaattaaggcatttttccactgccattttctccgaaacaaagtcggtgacccccatttttttttccatttttggagtaagtactttatgacctaactttaggcgagaaatgaagaaaatatcaccgtaggaagattttggcgcgaacgtccttaaatatcCAGATCTAAGAAGCTCGAAAGATATATCTTTTGCTGAGCCTCTCCCTTGCTGGCGTTTCTGCTCCAGTCAGTTCAGAAATATTTGGAATTTCGCCGGTTCTaatttccgtttcgtaaacggtcTTTGCCATCTTtgacggttagctttcaattaatTGTGAGGGTTTACCTCATTTGAATACTAATTGCAATTGgccgttccgaaattcagcaggaaactggggcgagtttcaaattttaactaatcgatgaACTGACAccaccacatgaaagatcatgttaagATTGGTCATTTAACCAAGTATGATGCTTTATGGGTGAACGGAGACCAAGTTATGAACCTTGAAATACgtttcaaaatccatacaaacgtctctaattttgacaaagcgtcTCCCCAAACCATTTAAACTCGAACatttttttatcagtttagtgacaactgtaaaatcccgtcatgtacctacaatttgaaagaagctgcgatgAAAGTCGCTttgtttgcccattttaaagagtatcacggaaatcaaaaaaatttaagagtttatatggttttgggggacgctgaatcaaaattagagacgcctgtatggattttgaaccatgtttgaaggtccataacttggtctctgttcaccctaaaagcaccatacttggccaaatgaccaatGTCAACATGATCCTtcatgtggtagtgtcagtttatcgattagttaaaatttgaaactcgctccAGTTCCttgctgaatttcggaacggcCAATTGAT contains these protein-coding regions:
- the LOC137975096 gene encoding tripartite motif-containing protein 3-like, with amino-acid sequence MAVSMLMERLTKNLECAVCLDTYDDPRMLKCQHSYCKRCLEKIVVIVGHTQKVTCPECRQKIKLGWTGVAGLPTNLLINDLLRLSSTNTDNASPSCDKHNDELMELYCEACDEPICHACLVIDHRDHSYTSIKDVFPGKKREIVKLMKDAKSKVSALRAEVFSIEAEENKVRENDAAVSREIDTLIDATINKHTAVMERERQRLKEEVHAKCKLQLSKLHDRKESLAKSLSSVEVAQQSVDCENKVKFLRSKKEIARNLTDLHSLVGDFHPCENVVYELDRKSLGEEKMQGIGKIKAQSEYCLSMAGGEPGVIYTGRVWQWREFVLTVNSDEASHQRNVLDDFKVTILAPNKDTPVPFSLEDKGNGSRGFGWRPGVSGDHKISIFNEKLFGGEALCSPVIWEVLPPFYLKTWVFLPSIFHLFTGVRSYTYLSNCVFEDGQHSWAVRMLRPSEARDYSHKDIQIGVTHPFSDGAWYWQNAQHISAGNCTASSITSLQRYDVFVCFLDLFKRQFTIYNERTKESDIWRDIDAPVRPHLSPDAFLLAYFEVQF